From one Stegostoma tigrinum isolate sSteTig4 unplaced genomic scaffold, sSteTig4.hap1 scaffold_283, whole genome shotgun sequence genomic stretch:
- the LOC132208083 gene encoding testis-expressed protein 49-like isoform X3, which translates to MMALLGITQMGYMDPFRARVLQPDPEERYFGRLPADCETGAQLERMPYHNGSVETYSHMKLLCQTPKAPNMMYRVPLTDSQQIGWWLPQDPSETLEKTEPWSRVIRYPLANSEMTQ; encoded by the exons ATGATGGCTTTGCTGGGCATCACTCAGATGGGCTACATGGACCCATTTAGAGCCAGGGTCCTACAGCCAGACCCAG AGGAGCGGTATTTTGGCCGGCTGCCCGCTGATTGTGAAACTGGGGCACAGCTGGAGAGGATGCCATACCACAACGGGAGTGTGGAGACCTACTCTCACATGAAGCTGTTGTGTCAGACCCCCAAAG cTCCCAACATGATGTACCGGGTGCCCCTGACTGACAGCCAGCAGATTGGCTGGTGGCTCCCCCAGGATCCCAGTGAGACCCTGGAGAAGACAGAGCCCTGGAGCCGGGTCATTCGTTACCCCCTGGCTAACAGTGAGATGACACAGTGA
- the LOC132208083 gene encoding uncharacterized protein LOC132208083 isoform X1, which yields MMALLGITQMGYMDPFRARVLQPDPAGRESSGGEEIARDECQTRSEPVVHLPSEDSSPFFRTKEQCLEERYFGRLPADCETGAQLERMPYHNGSVETYSHMKLLCQTPKAPNMMYRVPLTDSQQIGWWLPQDPSETLEKTEPWSRVIRYPLANSEMTQ from the exons ATGATGGCTTTGCTGGGCATCACTCAGATGGGCTACATGGACCCATTTAGAGCCAGGGTCCTACAGCCAGACCCAG CAGGAAGAGAGAGCAGTGGTGGTGAGGAAATAGCGCGAGACGAGTGTCAGACCCGCAGTGAGCCTGTCGTCCACCTCCCATCCGAGGACAGCAGCCCCTTTTTCCGGACAAAGGAGCAATGTCTGG AGGAGCGGTATTTTGGCCGGCTGCCCGCTGATTGTGAAACTGGGGCACAGCTGGAGAGGATGCCATACCACAACGGGAGTGTGGAGACCTACTCTCACATGAAGCTGTTGTGTCAGACCCCCAAAG cTCCCAACATGATGTACCGGGTGCCCCTGACTGACAGCCAGCAGATTGGCTGGTGGCTCCCCCAGGATCCCAGTGAGACCCTGGAGAAGACAGAGCCCTGGAGCCGGGTCATTCGTTACCCCCTGGCTAACAGTGAGATGACACAGTGA
- the LOC132208083 gene encoding uncharacterized protein LOC132208083 isoform X2 — MMALLGITQMGYMDPFRARVLQPDPGRESSGGEEIARDECQTRSEPVVHLPSEDSSPFFRTKEQCLEERYFGRLPADCETGAQLERMPYHNGSVETYSHMKLLCQTPKAPNMMYRVPLTDSQQIGWWLPQDPSETLEKTEPWSRVIRYPLANSEMTQ; from the exons ATGATGGCTTTGCTGGGCATCACTCAGATGGGCTACATGGACCCATTTAGAGCCAGGGTCCTACAGCCAGACCCAG GAAGAGAGAGCAGTGGTGGTGAGGAAATAGCGCGAGACGAGTGTCAGACCCGCAGTGAGCCTGTCGTCCACCTCCCATCCGAGGACAGCAGCCCCTTTTTCCGGACAAAGGAGCAATGTCTGG AGGAGCGGTATTTTGGCCGGCTGCCCGCTGATTGTGAAACTGGGGCACAGCTGGAGAGGATGCCATACCACAACGGGAGTGTGGAGACCTACTCTCACATGAAGCTGTTGTGTCAGACCCCCAAAG cTCCCAACATGATGTACCGGGTGCCCCTGACTGACAGCCAGCAGATTGGCTGGTGGCTCCCCCAGGATCCCAGTGAGACCCTGGAGAAGACAGAGCCCTGGAGCCGGGTCATTCGTTACCCCCTGGCTAACAGTGAGATGACACAGTGA
- the cldn12 gene encoding claudin-12, whose translation MSMACHDLHVTTALALLCGLASAGALLGATLLPQWRVQRLQSPNRNDRNVTVSDGLWSRCVRFEGSGIGGCSLDDPTWYRTLDQLDLRLLQFALPVSLLAACSASLLCLLGMCHGACSSKIRSVDLVKCLVNAAGCQLVAGTLYLLAAALVCAPSLWLLFHTAELSRRHPSSWSPGLAAFLALGSGAGLLLASGLLFLWYCTCRPLPPPFWQPLGSYPESLQTHSVGPYSRRSRLSTLEIDIPIVPQQLH comes from the coding sequence ATGTCGATGGCCTGCCACGACCTGCACGTGACCACGGCGCTGGCTCTGCTGTGCGGTCTGGCTTCTGCCGGCGCCCTGCTGGGGGCTACCCTCCTGCCCCAGTGGAGGGTCCAGCGCCTGCAGTCCCCCAACCGCAACGACCGTAACGTCACCGTGTCGGATGGGCTGTGGAGCCGGTGCGTGCGCTTCGAGGGCTCCGGCATCGGCGGCTGCTCCCTGGACGATCCCACGTGGTACCGGACCCTGGACCAGCTAGACCTGAGGCTGCTGCAGTTTGCCTTGCCTGTTTCCTTGCTGGCCGCTTGCTCTGCCAGCCTCCTGTGCCTGCTGGGCATGTGCCATGGGGCTTGCAGCTCCAAGATCCGCAGCGTGGACCTGGTGAAGTGCCTGGTGAACGCGGCAGGCTGCCAGCTGGTAGCCGGCACGCTCTACCTGCTGGCGGCGGCCCTGGTCTGCGCGCCGTCCCTCTGGCTGCTCTTCCACACGGCCGAGCTGAGCCGCCGTCACCCCTCCTCCTGGAGCCCCGGCCTGGCCGCCTTCCTGGCTCTGGGCAGCGGTGCCGGCCTCCTGCTGGCCTCGGGCCTGCTCTTCCTGTGGTACTGCACCTGCCGCCCGCTGCCCCCACCCTTCTGGCAGCCGCTGGGCTCCTACCCCGAGAGCCTGCAGACGCACAGCGTGGGGCCCTACTCCCGGCGCTCGCGCCTCTCCACCCTGGAGATCGATATCCCCATCGTTCCCCAGCAGCTCCACTGA